The genomic DNA gcctgtgtgcctgtgtgtttgtgtttgataaagagaagcaacaacaaaaaatgttaacgtGCAAACTAATGGGTGGTTTTTCTCTTGcattcccttttcttttctctctcccacttGCCCCTCACTCGCTGGCCCCATCACGTCTTTCCCCAACTCCCTTCAACGCCCTGTCACACTGTAGAACGAACCGGAAGGTACGCCGGAACTGCCCGCGGCCAACAGGGCCCTCTTCCTGGAGAAGGTGCGCCAGTCAAATACCGCGTGCCAGAATGGTGACTTCAGTACCGCCGTCCAGCTGTACACGGACGCGCTCGGGCTGGACCCGGGCAATCACATCCTCTACAGCAACCGGTCGGCCGCCCGGCTGAAGCAGGGCCAGTTTGCGCTCGCCCTTCAGGATGCGACCCGCGCCCGCGAACTGTGCCCGCAGTGGCCGAAGGCGTACTTCCGGCAAGGCGTCGCGTTACAGTGTCTCGGTCGGTACGGGGAAGCGCTGGCAGCGTTCAGTGCCGGGTTGGCTCAGGATCCCAACAGCAAGCAGCTGCTGGCCGGGCTGGTGGAGGCTTCGATCAAGAGCCCGCTCCGACACGCACTCGAACCCACGTTCCAGCAGCTGAAAGCGATGAAGCTCGATCAGTCACCGTTCGTGGTGATTTCCGTGGTGGGACAGGAGTTGCTCGGTGCCGGTCAGTATCATGCCGCCGTAACCGTGCTCGAGTCGGCACTGCGAATAGGTTCGTGTTCGTTGAAGCTGCGCGGTTCCGTCTTTTCGGCGCTCAGTTCCGCCCATTGGGCGCTAAACCAGCTAGACAAAGCGATCGCTTACATGCAGCAGGATCTGGCCGTTGCCAAGAGCCTGGGTGATACGGCCGGAGAGTGTCGAGCGCACGGGAACCTTGGGTCGGCCTACTTCAGCCAGGGCTCGTACAAGGAGGCGCTCACGTCCCACCGCTACCAGCTAGTGCTGGCGATGAAGTGCAAGGACACGCAGGCGGCTGCGGCCGCCCTTACCTCGCTCGGCCACGTGTACACCGCCATCGGGGACTATCCGAACGCGCTTGCCTCACACAAGCAGTGCGTGCAGTTGGTGAAGCAGATGGGCGATCGGTTGCAGGAAGCGCGCGAGATCGGTAACGTCGGTGCCGTGTACCTGGCGATGGGTGAGTTTGACTCCGCGGTCGACTGCCACACCCAGCATCTGAGGCTTGCCCGCAAGCTGGGCAATCAGGTGGAGGAGGCACGAGCGTACAGTAATCTCGGCTCGAGCTACCACTACAAGCGCAACTTTACCCAAGCCATCACCTACCACGAGAGTGTTCTACGGATCGCGCAACAGCTCGGCGATCGTGCGATAGAGGCGCGAGCGTACGCCGGCCTCGGACATGCGGCCCGCTGCGGTCATGACTTTGTGCAGGCGAAACGGTGGCACGAGAAGCAGCTAGAGATGGCCCTGGCGGCACGGGACAAGGTGGGCGAAGGACGGGCCTGTTCCAATTTGGGCATCGTGTACCAGCTGTTGGGAGAGCATGATGCGGCACTGAAACTACACCAGGCGCATCTTACCATCGCGCGACAGCTGCAGGACAAGGCCGGTATGGGCCGTGCGTACGGCAACATTGGCAACGCGTACTCAGCGGCCGGATACTACGAGTCAGCCATCAAATACCACAAGCAGGAACTTATCATCAGCAAGGAAGTGCACGATCGTAGCGCGGAAGCGTCCACGCACGGCAACTTGGCTGTTGCGTATCAAGCACTCGGAGCACACGATATGGCGCTGATGCACTACCGAGCCCACCTCAACATTGCTCGCGAGCTGAAAGACACGGCCGGCGAGGCATGCGCACTGCTTAATCTGGGCAACTGCTTAAGCTCGAGACAAGAATTCGCCCAAGCCGTGCCGTACTACGAGCAGTACCTGATGCTGTCCCAAGAACTCGGCGATGTGGCGGCCGAAGGTAAGGCGTGCCATTTTCTTGGCTACGCACACTACTGCATCGGCAACTACCGGGAAGCGGTACGGTACTACGATCAGGATCTGGCGCTCGCCAAGGATCTGCAGAACAAGATGAACATGGGCCGGGCGTACTGTAACCTGGGGCTGGCACATCTAGCACTCGGGAACACCGGTGGTGCGCTCGAGTGTCAGAAGTATTTCCTAGCCATCGCCCACATGACCAACCACCTGCCGGGCAAGTTTCGAGCGCTCGGCAACATTGGCGATGTGTTGATACGGATGGGTGATGTGGATGAAGCGATCAAGATGTACCAGCGACAGCTAGCGCTCGCCCGGCAAACGCGCGAACGCGGCATGGAGGCAGCAGCTTGTGGAGCGCTCGGACTTGCTCACCGGCTGCTCAAGAAGCTCGACAAAGCGCTCGGTTACCACACGCAGGAGCTAACGCTTCGACAGGAGATGAGCGATCTGCCGGGAGAGTGCCGGGCGCACGGACATCTCGGCGCTGTGCACATGGCACTCGGTAACTACACACACGCCGTCAAATGCTACCAGGAACAGCTGGAACGTGCCCAGGAACTGCAGGATTCGGCGGTCGAAGCGCAAGCATTCGGCAATCTAGGTATAGCGCGGTTAAACATGGGCCATTACGAGGATGCGATCGGGTACCTCGAGCAGCAGCTCGGCACGTTGGAGCAGGTCAACACCCCAACGGCACAGCACGATCGTGCGAGAGCTCTAGGGCATCTGGGTGACTGCTATGACGCGCTGGGCGATTATCACACCGAGGCAATCAAGTGCCACGAACGGCACCTGCAGCTAGCCATCGCCCTGCAGAGTCCGCGCGACCAGGAACGAGCCTACCGCGGGCTCGGCAACTGCTACAAATCCGTCGGCAATCTGCAGGAGGCGCTCGTGTGCCTCGAGAAACGGCTCGTGGTGTCACACGAGCTGGGTAACCCGGAAGCGAAAGCGGCTGCTTACGGCGATCTGGGCAGCATACACAGTGCCCTGGGCAACTTCGAGCAAGCGATCAACTGTCTCGAGCACCAGCGTGACATTGCCCGGGAGCTTGGCGATCGTGTGCTTACGTCCGACGCGATCAGTGGTCTGGGGGCAGTTTTCCAGCAGATGGGTGACTACGACGAATCGTTACGGTTGCACAAACAGGATCTCGAGCTGGGCGAGACCATCAACCACAGCACGCTGCAGGCCCGAGCATGTGGCAATCTCGGTTCGGTGTACGATGCGCTCCGGAACTACACGGAATCCGCACGGTACTACGAGAAGCAGCTAACCCTGACGTCCGATCGGCAGACGAAGGCACACGCCTGTCTCGCGCTGGGACGCGTGTACCACTCCATGGAGCAAGTCCCGCAGGCAGTCGGCTTTCTGCGGCAGGGTCTAGCGATCGCCCAGTCGCTCAACAAGCTGGAGGACGAAGCGAAGCTACGCTACCGACTCGGACTGTCGCTGGTGGCTtcgggtgatgatgatgccgccCGGCAGCAGATGGAAAGTGCCGCCCAGATCCTCGAATCCATCCGCAGCGATCAGGTCACACCGGAAGCTCGCACGCTGCTGTACGACCTGCAAACGTCCTGCTATCAAACGCTGCAGCGTGTGTTGGTTGGGCTGGGCCGCACGGAGGAAGCGCTGGTCGCGGCCGAACGCTGCCGATCGCGGATGGGTGCCGACTCGAACCAGAGTGCGGAGAACTCGCTCAACAACCGCAAAACGCTGCTCACCTGCAGCGAGTACATCTTCGACACGGTCAATCGCAGCAAAACGAGCATCATCTACTACAGTCTCGCCGGGACCGATCTGTACGCGTGGTTCCTGCAGCCCCAGAAGCGTATCGTGCGCTTCCACGCGACCAAACTCGACGAACAGACGCTGCcgatgatgaagaagaaggcacTGATGGGACCGGCCGGAACGGGACCGTCGGACAAAAAGGCGGAAGAAGCGTCCGCCGGGGAAAACAGTCTGCTGGAGCAGTACATCAACTACGTGAGGGATTGTTTGGGTGTGAATTCGGGCAGTGTGCTGCAGGAGGGTGACGGTAGCGGGTGGAAGTCGTCGAACGAGAACCTGATCGATGACTTCACGAACGAGCGGGCCGGCTTTCTGCGCATGGTGAACCGGAATCATTTGCTCAACTCGAGCAACTACTCGCTGAGCTCGCTGTTCAGTCTCGGCAGTGTCGGTGGCTCCGTTGCCAGTCTGCAGGGTTCAACAAGGTACGGGTGCCGCTGGTCACGGACCGAAACGAACCGAATTTAATGCTTCATATCCCCCCTTAGGTCTATTGGAAGCCTGCAGGGATCCACACGGTCGAGACGATCGAACATGCTGCCACCGTGGCAAGGGCCGTCCTGTTTGCACGTCCTCTACAACCTGCTGTTGGCTCCTTTCGAGGATCTGCTGCCAGACATTAGCACAAGTAAGTGATCGGGGAGCTGTGTTTGGATCGTGAAGGTCGTCGCAACTATAAAGATCATCATTGGCTTACTTTCTTCCAGCTGCTCGTATCGGGCGCCGTGAGTTGATTCTGGTGCTGGAGAAGGAACTCTACCTGGTCCCGTTCGCTATCCTCCGCAGTGGTGACGAAGATGGCGAATATCTCTCGGAACGCTGCTCGCTGCTCACCGTCCCGTCGTTGCACACGCTACGCCAGAAAAGTCGCATCAAAACGCGTGAACCAGGTAAGACTGTCCATCGTGCGGCTTCGGCGGCATCTTGTCTAATCTTGTCAATCCTCCTGctgatttccattttccagctGAAGGACTCAACAGTGCCCTCGTGATCGGTGGACCCAAGATACCGTCCTCACTGTCGGAGACCTGGGGCTGGTCCGATTCTCCAGCCTCGCTGCAGGAAGCGGCCATGGTGTCGGACATGCTCAACACGAAACCGCTCGTCAGTTCGAGCGCCACCAAAGAGTCGGTCGTTTCCGAGCTGCCGGCGGCCGAATGTGTTCACTTTGCGGCCAACGTTAGCTGGAAGCTGGGCGCGGTAGTACTCAGCCCCGGCGAGGTGCTCGATTCACAGTCCCAGAAGCGGTTCTACCCGAACGCCGGTGGTGAGCTGCTGGGCGGTGACAACGACGAAGAGACGACCGATCTGTCCACCTCGAACATGGAGATACCTCCGCTGTCCGACTTTATCCTTAGCGCTGCGGATCTACTCTCGATGAAGCTGACCGCGAAGCTGGTCGTGCTGAGCTCGTACCACTCCGTCGAACCTATCACCGGCTGCGGAGTGGCTAACTTGGCCGGCAGCTGGCTGTTTGCCGGAACGGGTGCCGTACTCGTATCGCTCTGGCCCGTCCCCGAAACGGCAGCCAAAATCCTGCTGCGCGCCTTCTACTCAGCCCTGCTCCAGGGAACGCGTGCCGCACGAGCACTGGCAGAAGCGATGCAAACCGTGCAGCACACCAAACACTTTGCCCACCCGGCGAACTGGGCCGGCTTTATACTGATCGGTGGCAACGTGCGACTCTCGAACAAGGTCGCGCTGATCGGGCAAGCGCTCTGCGAGCTGATGCGCACCCCGGACAAGTGTCGCGACGCATTGCGCGTGTGTCTGCATCTGGTGGAGAAGAGTCTGCAGCGCATTCACCGTGGCCAGAAGAACGCCATGTACACCACGCAGAAGAGCATCGACAACAAGGCGGGCCCGGTCAGCGGATGGAAGGATCTGCTGATGGCGGTCGGATTCCGGTTTGAACCAGCCGCCAACGGTATCCCGTCCAGTGTGTTCTTCCCGCAGAGCGACCCGGAAGATCGATTGTCGCAGTGTTCGGCTAGCTTGCAGGCCCTGCTCGGGCTGTCCCCGACCACGCTCCACGCCCTGTCGAAGTTGGTGCATGGCGCTGAAATTGCGGACGAGATTATCGGTGTGATGCGGAACGTGGTGGCTCAGTTCCCGTCGAAGGCGACCGATAACGAGAGTGCAATCGATGTGCCGCTCAGCGTACGGCTGTGGCGTGTGTCCGGCTGTCACGAACTGCTCGCATCGCTCGGCTTCGATCTGATGGAGGTGGGGCAGGATCAGGTGACGCTGCGCACGGGCAAACAGGCAAACAGGCGCAACTGTCAGTTCGTGCTGCAGGCGCTGCTGGCACTGTTCGACACGCAGGAAGCTCCGAAAAGCCTCGGAATCGAGTCGAGCAGCAGCTCGGAATCGCTGAACGAGGAGGAAGAATCCGACGAGCAGGGCACGCATCAGCAACAATCCATCCAGCAGCAGGCGCAACAGCAATCCCAGCAACAGTccacccaacagcagcagcaacagcagcagcagcagcagcagcaacagtctaCGCAGCAGTCGCAACaggtccagcagcagctgaaggCGTCCTCCTCCGGTGCGAGTCCAACACCGACCAGTGGCGACTCACAGCAACGGAGCATCTCGCCGGCCGTGACGGTAAAATCGCAAACCAGCTACAACTTCTCCCGACCACCGTTGCCACTGCGACGCGTCCCGTTCCTGAGCACCCGCAGCGCCTTCATCTCGTACGTCCGGCGTCGCGGTGAACCGGACGGTGGCCAGACCGACAGTGCGCAGTCCGTTTCGGGCGGAAATCCCGTCCCGAATGGAAACGTGCTCGATACGAGCCTCGCCAACACCACCGACAGTGAGCTATCCGATGGCTATACCACGCAGCAGATTCTGCTCAAAAGTGACCACCTCGCGAAGGGGCTCGGGTACTCGAGTTTGCGCGGCACGATCAAGGTGTCCCGACCGGGCGGTGGTGGCGAAAGTGATGCCGCCTTCACGCCAAGCCCGCCGGTTACGATCCAGAACGTGGATCAGAACGTGTCGCTGGCGTTGGCCCACCAGACACGCATCAAGAATCTCTACACCAACAATGGCAACGTGCACGGTGGGATGGCGGGTGCGATGAACGGTGGTGTCCACGGTCCAGCAGCATCTGCGCTCGGTGCGGGAGGATACACGCTGCCGGACACTCTTCGCGATGGTGTCCATCATCATCCGAATCCGAGTCATCATCGCCGGCCGGATAGTTCCAGTTCTGCCAGCTCGGCGACGGATTGGGAAGGGTCGGGCCATGCGACTGTGTTGCGACGGGCGGCCCACCAAGGCCATCACTTACCGCCACTGCCACCACCCCGACAGACGCTCCCAATGGTGGAGAGTCTACGGCCGCTGGCACCGCTTGCTCCGGTgtacaacaacatcaacggATCGGTCGGTCCTGCCGTGGGTCCGGCAGGCAAGAGCTCCGTCCCGAACGGTGGACAGAAATCGCTCTCGGTCCTCGAGTCAACCAGTTCCGATTCCGAGTTTGAACGATCGTTCGATCTGCCGGCCGGATCGTCCAATGCGGCCTCCATCAGTAGCAAGCTGACGTCGTTGGCCCACAGCCTTCAGAGTATGCGGACGCGCAACAAGCTGAAGCTAGGTCCTCAACCGCACGGACAGCAtctccagcaacagcagcaacagcagcaacagcaacaacaacagcagcaacatcaacaactCCACGGTCAACAGCATCATCACGGTGCG from Anopheles stephensi strain Indian chromosome 2, UCI_ANSTEP_V1.0, whole genome shotgun sequence includes the following:
- the LOC118504947 gene encoding tetratricopeptide repeat protein 28 isoform X1; amino-acid sequence: MHTERRHRHRGGRGTVAGHQTTGSTVVTATTAIAAQQPAIHPTVWEILSAELILSNEPEGTPELPAANRALFLEKVRQSNTACQNGDFSTAVQLYTDALGLDPGNHILYSNRSAARLKQGQFALALQDATRARELCPQWPKAYFRQGVALQCLGRYGEALAAFSAGLAQDPNSKQLLAGLVEASIKSPLRHALEPTFQQLKAMKLDQSPFVVISVVGQELLGAGQYHAAVTVLESALRIGSCSLKLRGSVFSALSSAHWALNQLDKAIAYMQQDLAVAKSLGDTAGECRAHGNLGSAYFSQGSYKEALTSHRYQLVLAMKCKDTQAAAAALTSLGHVYTAIGDYPNALASHKQCVQLVKQMGDRLQEAREIGNVGAVYLAMGEFDSAVDCHTQHLRLARKLGNQVEEARAYSNLGSSYHYKRNFTQAITYHESVLRIAQQLGDRAIEARAYAGLGHAARCGHDFVQAKRWHEKQLEMALAARDKVGEGRACSNLGIVYQLLGEHDAALKLHQAHLTIARQLQDKAGMGRAYGNIGNAYSAAGYYESAIKYHKQELIISKEVHDRSAEASTHGNLAVAYQALGAHDMALMHYRAHLNIARELKDTAGEACALLNLGNCLSSRQEFAQAVPYYEQYLMLSQELGDVAAEGKACHFLGYAHYCIGNYREAVRYYDQDLALAKDLQNKMNMGRAYCNLGLAHLALGNTGGALECQKYFLAIAHMTNHLPGKFRALGNIGDVLIRMGDVDEAIKMYQRQLALARQTRERGMEAAACGALGLAHRLLKKLDKALGYHTQELTLRQEMSDLPGECRAHGHLGAVHMALGNYTHAVKCYQEQLERAQELQDSAVEAQAFGNLGIARLNMGHYEDAIGYLEQQLGTLEQVNTPTAQHDRARALGHLGDCYDALGDYHTEAIKCHERHLQLAIALQSPRDQERAYRGLGNCYKSVGNLQEALVCLEKRLVVSHELGNPEAKAAAYGDLGSIHSALGNFEQAINCLEHQRDIARELGDRVLTSDAISGLGAVFQQMGDYDESLRLHKQDLELGETINHSTLQARACGNLGSVYDALRNYTESARYYEKQLTLTSDRQTKAHACLALGRVYHSMEQVPQAVGFLRQGLAIAQSLNKLEDEAKLRYRLGLSLVASGDDDAARQQMESAAQILESIRSDQVTPEARTLLYDLQTSCYQTLQRVLVGLGRTEEALVAAERCRSRMGADSNQSAENSLNNRKTLLTCSEYIFDTVNRSKTSIIYYSLAGTDLYAWFLQPQKRIVRFHATKLDEQTLPMMKKKALMGPAGTGPSDKKAEEASAGENSLLEQYINYVRDCLGVNSGSVLQEGDGSGWKSSNENLIDDFTNERAGFLRMVNRNHLLNSSNYSLSSLFSLGSVGGSVASLQGSTRSIGSLQGSTRSRRSNMLPPWQGPSCLHVLYNLLLAPFEDLLPDISTTARIGRRELILVLEKELYLVPFAILRSGDEDGEYLSERCSLLTVPSLHTLRQKSRIKTREPAEGLNSALVIGGPKIPSSLSETWGWSDSPASLQEAAMVSDMLNTKPLVSSSATKESVVSELPAAECVHFAANVSWKLGAVVLSPGEVLDSQSQKRFYPNAGGELLGGDNDEETTDLSTSNMEIPPLSDFILSAADLLSMKLTAKLVVLSSYHSVEPITGCGVANLAGSWLFAGTGAVLVSLWPVPETAAKILLRAFYSALLQGTRAARALAEAMQTVQHTKHFAHPANWAGFILIGGNVRLSNKVALIGQALCELMRTPDKCRDALRVCLHLVEKSLQRIHRGQKNAMYTTQKSIDNKAGPVSGWKDLLMAVGFRFEPAANGIPSSVFFPQSDPEDRLSQCSASLQALLGLSPTTLHALSKLVHGAEIADEIIGVMRNVVAQFPSKATDNESAIDVPLSVRLWRVSGCHELLASLGFDLMEVGQDQVTLRTGKQANRRNCQFVLQALLALFDTQEAPKSLGIESSSSSESLNEEEESDEQGTHQQQSIQQQAQQQSQQQSTQQQQQQQQQQQQQQSTQQSQQVQQQLKASSSGASPTPTSGDSQQRSISPAVTVKSQTSYNFSRPPLPLRRVPFLSTRSAFISYVRRRGEPDGGQTDSAQSVSGGNPVPNGNVLDTSLANTTDSELSDGYTTQQILLKSDHLAKGLGYSSLRGTIKVSRPGGGGESDAAFTPSPPVTIQNVDQNVSLALAHQTRIKNLYTNNGNVHGGMAGAMNGGVHGPAASALGAGGYTLPDTLRDGVHHHPNPSHHRRPDSSSSASSATDWEGSGHATVLRRAAHQGHHLPPLPPPRQTLPMVESLRPLAPLAPVYNNINGSVGPAVGPAGKSSVPNGGQKSLSVLESTSSDSEFERSFDLPAGSSNAASISSKLTSLAHSLQSMRTRNKLKLGPQPHGQHLQQQQQQQQQQQQQQQHQQLHGQQHHHGASSGSSTTTMSRSKLPVDQFGFLDRLSCRTEISSSATLASHVAPPRKPLSTLPDDERTLNLNANKLYFSPTDAEMLPLAEASPSDLGLGAKPHAPSMGQPMVGSSGGTLGVPGASSKDGSKSNQKTIQDSILRHMSREMTPTISEVYHERNIGLGLAPSLSKLLLSKNYDESPDLGKGSNTVTVVATSAAAAASLLNKPSAALTVGNLAEAMNEIEMNATTSSKLDEGACGICHSPSDLLCGCSATSTVAAVAAMTAALGANTMAKKSSSNKPWLSNVSPNIVKASDLTTADILEQQKQLKSSVSSGLTSNLSSSTENSLSTVVKRSGSPFSDLSRRDEGDGRSVADSQCSGSFRTDITGSTVTNSKSQQQQQQQQQQKQQQLQPPQQLPSQQPGGGDPNGSSVPSSGPMTTTTTVTQQRGKYIIDT
- the LOC118504947 gene encoding tetratricopeptide repeat protein 28 isoform X2, with the protein product MSQRDFSENEPEGTPELPAANRALFLEKVRQSNTACQNGDFSTAVQLYTDALGLDPGNHILYSNRSAARLKQGQFALALQDATRARELCPQWPKAYFRQGVALQCLGRYGEALAAFSAGLAQDPNSKQLLAGLVEASIKSPLRHALEPTFQQLKAMKLDQSPFVVISVVGQELLGAGQYHAAVTVLESALRIGSCSLKLRGSVFSALSSAHWALNQLDKAIAYMQQDLAVAKSLGDTAGECRAHGNLGSAYFSQGSYKEALTSHRYQLVLAMKCKDTQAAAAALTSLGHVYTAIGDYPNALASHKQCVQLVKQMGDRLQEAREIGNVGAVYLAMGEFDSAVDCHTQHLRLARKLGNQVEEARAYSNLGSSYHYKRNFTQAITYHESVLRIAQQLGDRAIEARAYAGLGHAARCGHDFVQAKRWHEKQLEMALAARDKVGEGRACSNLGIVYQLLGEHDAALKLHQAHLTIARQLQDKAGMGRAYGNIGNAYSAAGYYESAIKYHKQELIISKEVHDRSAEASTHGNLAVAYQALGAHDMALMHYRAHLNIARELKDTAGEACALLNLGNCLSSRQEFAQAVPYYEQYLMLSQELGDVAAEGKACHFLGYAHYCIGNYREAVRYYDQDLALAKDLQNKMNMGRAYCNLGLAHLALGNTGGALECQKYFLAIAHMTNHLPGKFRALGNIGDVLIRMGDVDEAIKMYQRQLALARQTRERGMEAAACGALGLAHRLLKKLDKALGYHTQELTLRQEMSDLPGECRAHGHLGAVHMALGNYTHAVKCYQEQLERAQELQDSAVEAQAFGNLGIARLNMGHYEDAIGYLEQQLGTLEQVNTPTAQHDRARALGHLGDCYDALGDYHTEAIKCHERHLQLAIALQSPRDQERAYRGLGNCYKSVGNLQEALVCLEKRLVVSHELGNPEAKAAAYGDLGSIHSALGNFEQAINCLEHQRDIARELGDRVLTSDAISGLGAVFQQMGDYDESLRLHKQDLELGETINHSTLQARACGNLGSVYDALRNYTESARYYEKQLTLTSDRQTKAHACLALGRVYHSMEQVPQAVGFLRQGLAIAQSLNKLEDEAKLRYRLGLSLVASGDDDAARQQMESAAQILESIRSDQVTPEARTLLYDLQTSCYQTLQRVLVGLGRTEEALVAAERCRSRMGADSNQSAENSLNNRKTLLTCSEYIFDTVNRSKTSIIYYSLAGTDLYAWFLQPQKRIVRFHATKLDEQTLPMMKKKALMGPAGTGPSDKKAEEASAGENSLLEQYINYVRDCLGVNSGSVLQEGDGSGWKSSNENLIDDFTNERAGFLRMVNRNHLLNSSNYSLSSLFSLGSVGGSVASLQGSTRSIGSLQGSTRSRRSNMLPPWQGPSCLHVLYNLLLAPFEDLLPDISTTARIGRRELILVLEKELYLVPFAILRSGDEDGEYLSERCSLLTVPSLHTLRQKSRIKTREPAEGLNSALVIGGPKIPSSLSETWGWSDSPASLQEAAMVSDMLNTKPLVSSSATKESVVSELPAAECVHFAANVSWKLGAVVLSPGEVLDSQSQKRFYPNAGGELLGGDNDEETTDLSTSNMEIPPLSDFILSAADLLSMKLTAKLVVLSSYHSVEPITGCGVANLAGSWLFAGTGAVLVSLWPVPETAAKILLRAFYSALLQGTRAARALAEAMQTVQHTKHFAHPANWAGFILIGGNVRLSNKVALIGQALCELMRTPDKCRDALRVCLHLVEKSLQRIHRGQKNAMYTTQKSIDNKAGPVSGWKDLLMAVGFRFEPAANGIPSSVFFPQSDPEDRLSQCSASLQALLGLSPTTLHALSKLVHGAEIADEIIGVMRNVVAQFPSKATDNESAIDVPLSVRLWRVSGCHELLASLGFDLMEVGQDQVTLRTGKQANRRNCQFVLQALLALFDTQEAPKSLGIESSSSSESLNEEEESDEQGTHQQQSIQQQAQQQSQQQSTQQQQQQQQQQQQQQSTQQSQQVQQQLKASSSGASPTPTSGDSQQRSISPAVTVKSQTSYNFSRPPLPLRRVPFLSTRSAFISYVRRRGEPDGGQTDSAQSVSGGNPVPNGNVLDTSLANTTDSELSDGYTTQQILLKSDHLAKGLGYSSLRGTIKVSRPGGGGESDAAFTPSPPVTIQNVDQNVSLALAHQTRIKNLYTNNGNVHGGMAGAMNGGVHGPAASALGAGGYTLPDTLRDGVHHHPNPSHHRRPDSSSSASSATDWEGSGHATVLRRAAHQGHHLPPLPPPRQTLPMVESLRPLAPLAPVYNNINGSVGPAVGPAGKSSVPNGGQKSLSVLESTSSDSEFERSFDLPAGSSNAASISSKLTSLAHSLQSMRTRNKLKLGPQPHGQHLQQQQQQQQQQQQQQQHQQLHGQQHHHGASSGSSTTTMSRSKLPVDQFGFLDRLSCRTEISSSATLASHVAPPRKPLSTLPDDERTLNLNANKLYFSPTDAEMLPLAEASPSDLGLGAKPHAPSMGQPMVGSSGGTLGVPGASSKDGSKSNQKTIQDSILRHMSREMTPTISEVYHERNIGLGLAPSLSKLLLSKNYDESPDLGKGSNTVTVVATSAAAAASLLNKPSAALTVGNLAEAMNEIEMNATTSSKLDEGACGICHSPSDLLCGCSATSTVAAVAAMTAALGANTMAKKSSSNKPWLSNVSPNIVKASDLTTADILEQQKQLKSSVSSGLTSNLSSSTENSLSTVVKRSGSPFSDLSRRDEGDGRSVADSQCSGSFRTDITGSTVTNSKSQQQQQQQQQQKQQQLQPPQQLPSQQPGGGDPNGSSVPSSGPMTTTTTVTQQRGKYIIDT